DNA from Asticcacaulis sp. ZE23SCel15:
CTCAATTTCAGCTGAGCATGGCCTTGGGCGCATGAAAACTCAGGAAGCTCTGTTGTACAAAGACCCTACTGCGGTGGCCGCCATGCGCGCAGTACGTCTGGCGCTCGATCCAAAGCGGATCATGAACCCGCATGTACTGTTTTAATTCTGAAATGCGCTTTATTTTTAGTGCGCTTAACGCTTCGCTCTTTTAGCGCAGGCGTATCATGAATCCGCACGTCTTGTTCTGATCAGCCTTCAATCAGCAAGGCGCTGTCGCTGAAAACCTTATCGACAAGTTGCGCAAGATCAATCGGGCGGAAGGGTTTGGTCAAAGAGGCATTAGCCCCGTTATTCACGGCCTGCTTTAGCGCGCTGGCCTTCTCATGCTTTTGAGCCGAATCGACAGAATCCTCACCGGACATGGCGATAATCCGCGCTGGCGGCCAGGTGTCGTGAATGACCGAAATGCCTTCGATCCCGCCCATGCCGGGCATAAAAATGTCGGTGATAATCATGTCAACATGGGCAATATCAATGCGCACAAACGCCTCTTCGACCGTTTGCGCTTCCGAAATCTGATAGCCTTCTTTCGACAGGGTTGATGCTACCAACTTACGCGTCGTGCCGGAATTGTCGATCACCAGAATATGCCGCGACCTTTGGGGCGCATTACGTAAAATATTGACCTTGTCGATGATGGCTTTGATGTCAGAGATTGCGAACGGTTTACCGATAACAAAATCTGCCTGAGCCCGACGGGCCATGTTGAGGGTTGCCTTCAAAACCTGGCCACCCGCGCCGCCAGCGCTCATGACAGCGATCGGCACACCGGCACTGAGTTTGCGAAAATCCGGCATCAGCATGAGGGTATTTTCGGTGCCGATATAGACATCCAGCAACATCAGATCGACCGTTCTGTGCCTTAGCGCCTCAAAAACAGCGTCATGGTCAAAGCATAACAGCGTCGACCACCCCAGCTTTTCCATCATTTTAGAAATCAGTTGTGCCTGCGTGCGGCTATCTTCGAGCACAAGGACCGTACCGGCTGACATCACGCAACACTCACACAAAACAGGGGGCATGGATGCCCGGCGCCTTAAACTATATCAACAGGCTTAGCTTGAAGTTAATCCAGAGCCCCATCAGGCTTTAAGCCGCTAAAAACTTTTCAGATAAAACGGCATCAACCAACATCGTCAAATCAGACG
Protein-coding regions in this window:
- a CDS encoding response regulator — encoded protein: MSAGTVLVLEDSRTQAQLISKMMEKLGWSTLLCFDHDAVFEALRHRTVDLMLLDVYIGTENTLMLMPDFRKLSAGVPIAVMSAGGAGGQVLKATLNMARRAQADFVIGKPFAISDIKAIIDKVNILRNAPQRSRHILVIDNSGTTRKLVASTLSKEGYQISEAQTVEEAFVRIDIAHVDMIITDIFMPGMGGIEGISVIHDTWPPARIIAMSGEDSVDSAQKHEKASALKQAVNNGANASLTKPFRPIDLAQLVDKVFSDSALLIEG